One segment of Solanum lycopersicum chromosome 1, SLM_r2.1 DNA contains the following:
- the LOC101247855 gene encoding AAA-ATPase At4g30250-like has protein sequence MEILSQIWSFLGLLTVVQNVLPTQLLSLFHSFYESIQDFFSPYSYFEIPEFNGYCGVDVNDLYRHVNLYLNSINSSSTCRRLTLSRSKSSNRISYTVAPNQMVHDAFRGHHLTWTHQVDNVQDSVEEKRSFTLKLPKRHRLELLPPYLEQLTARAEEFERVSRERRLFTNNGHGSYESGWSSVPFRHPSTFETLALEPDLKTQLMDDLTAFSQGKEFYHNIGRAWKRGYLLYGPPGSGKSSLIAAMANFLCYDVYDLELSKVSDNSELRALLIQTTNRSIIVIEDIDCSINLTGDRMAKMRSNHKKNRNVMMSDNAEDNGRVTLSGLLNFTDGLWSCCGEEKVIVFTTNHKDNVDPALVRCGRMDMHVSLGTCGMHAFKVLVKNYLGLDSHVLFDVVESCIRSGGTLTPAHIGEILLRNRRDADVAVKSVLTAMQAKILGADVDPTEGGHEYDDMARTPESIGRRLMDSPDHWPEGSPEKKKKKEGSTRDKNIKFLVRLRSLTKSDSGRRGV, from the coding sequence ATGGAGATATTGTCACAAATCTGGTCCTTCTTAGGCCTACTAACAGTTGTTCAAAACGTTTTGCCAACTCAGCTTCTATCcttatttcattctttctaCGAATCTATTCAAGATTTCTTCAGCCCTTATTCCTACTTCGAAATCCCTGAATTTAACGGTTATTGTGGCGTTGACGTTAACGATCTTTATCGACACGTAAATCTTTACTTGAACTCCATTAATTCCTCTTCCACTTGCCGTCGTCTTACTCTCTCTCGCTCTAAATCTTCCAACCGCATTTCCTACACCGTTGCGCCTAATCAGATGGTGCACGACGCTTTCCGCGGACACCACCTTACTTGGACGCATCAAGTCGATAACGTTCAGGATTCTGTTGAGGAGAAGCGTAGCTTCACCCTCAAACTCCCTAAACGTCATCGACTTGAGCTCCTCCCTCCTTACCTCGAGCAGCTAACTGCTCGAGCTGAGGAGTTCGAGAGAGTATCTCGTGAGAGGAGACTTTTTACGAATAACGGTCATGGTTCGTATGAATCTGGCTGGTCTTCTGTTCCCTTTCGTCACCCTTCCACGTTCGAGACACTCGCTCTCGAACCGGACCTGAAAACACAACTCATGGATGACCTAACTGCATTTTCACAAGGGAAAGAGTTTTATCATAATATCGGACGTGCATGGAAGCGTGGATATTTGCTGTATGGACCTCCAGGGTCTGGAAAATCTAGCCTCATTGCTGCTATGGCGAACTTTCTGTGCTACGACGTGTATGATCTCGAGTTAAGCAAAGTCTCTGACAACTCTGAGCTCAGAGCTTTACTCATACAAACAACGAATCGATCCATTATTGTTATTGAGGACATTGATTGTTCTATTAACTTAACGGGGGATAGGATGGCGAAAATGAGGAGCAATCATAAAAAGAATCGTAATGTGATGATGAGCGATAACGCTGAAGATAACGGGCGTGTGACGTTATCTGGCTTGTTAAACTTCACCGATGGGCTATGGTCGTGTTGTGGAGAAGAAAAGGTTATTGTTTTCACTACGAACCACAAAGACAATGTAGACCCGGCGTTGGTTAGATGTGGGAGGATGGACATGCATGTTAGCCTTGGCACGTGTGGGATGCATGCCTTCAAAGTCTTGGTGAAGAATTACCTAGGTTTAGACTCGCACGTGCTATTCGACGTCGTGGAGAGCTGCATAAGGTCAGGTGGGACCCTCACGCCAGCTCATATAGGAGAGATCTTGTTGAGAAACAGGAGGGATGCTGATGTGGCAGTGAAGTCCGTGTTGACCGCCATGCAAGCAAAGATACTAGGTGCTGACGTGGATCCTACGGAGGGCGGACACGAGTATGATGACATGGCAAGGACGCCGGAGAGCATTGGTCGGAGGTTGATGGATTCGCCGGATCATTGGCCGGAAGGTTCAccggagaagaagaagaagaaagaagggtCAACTAGggataaaaatatcaaattcttaGTAAGACTTAGATCGTTGACCAAGTCAGACTCAGGAAGAAGAGGTGTGTAA
- the LOC101248133 gene encoding uncharacterized protein, with amino-acid sequence MGVVIIDGSTIRDFVNDEAAFTKSIDKGFTDLDLNNDGVLSRSELRKAFESLHLIESHFGVDVAATPEELTDLYDSIFEKFDCDHNGTVDREEFGNEMRKIMLAIADGLGSSPIQMALDDSEQSLIKQAADLEASKLPA; translated from the coding sequence atgggAGTGGTGATTATCGACGGATCAACAATTCGAGATTTCGTCAACGACGAAGCGGCTTTCACAAAGTCAATTGATAAGGGATTTACCGATTTGGACCTCAATAACGACGGCGTTTTGTCACGATCCGAGCTCCGCAAAGCCTTCGAATCTCTCCATCTCATTGAATCTCACTTCGGCGTCGACGTCGCCGCCACGCCGGAGGAACTCACCGACCTCTACGATTCCATTTTCGAGAAGTTCGATTGCGACCACAACGGCACTGTCGACCGAGAGGAATTTGGGAACGAGATGAGGAAAATTATGCTGGCGATCGCTGATGGACTTGGTTCATCGCCGATTCAAATGGCGCTTGATGATAGTGAACAGAGTTTGATTAAGCAAGCTGCTGATCTCGAAGCTTCTAAGCTTCCTGCCTAA